In Prinia subflava isolate CZ2003 ecotype Zambia chromosome W, Cam_Psub_1.2, whole genome shotgun sequence, one DNA window encodes the following:
- the LOC134563469 gene encoding protein NYNRIN-like, protein MTCIKVTIEILNSLGMGGYKVSREKAQIAQQTVIYLGCEISQGQRKLDTNRIQAICAIPEPQNLHELRIFRGMTGWCRLWIMDYELIAKPLYEAQKRQLFTWGKPQKEAFQKLKEALTTAPALGLPDLSKDFQLYVHERHQLALGVLTQRLGSWKRPVGYFSKQLDNVSAGWPSCLWAVAATVLLIQEARKLTMGRHIDVYVPHMVTTVLEQKGGHWLSPSRMMKFQVTLTEQNDVALNTTNLLNPALFLGTTAEEGPLEHDCLEVIEHPYSARTDLKDVPLEQPEWELFTDGSSFMENGTRYAGYAVTTIDVVIEAKALPPNTSAKRAELIALTRALELSEGKTVNIRTDSKYAFGAVHVHGALWKERGLLSSQGTNIKHQDAVLQLIDAVQKPEQVAIMHVKTHQSGNSKICEGNRRADWAAPQVQKTMALIPSRLNISQFNLPPKPKYTIEDDKLAQLLKAQKNAEGWYVTAQGQIVVPPLVMREILQVKHNECHWGAEALVKWLRQYLISVRMQTMAKSVMSKCEICLKNNPVARRQSQLGRIRIGIEPGDYWQVDFAELPRTRGYKYLLVGVDTFSGWPEALPCRTNQAKETVKWLLQEIIPRFGVPLGISSDRGPHFIATVVQGVSKLLGISWDLHTPWRPQSSGQVERINQTLKGQISNICQEAKLQWPQALPIALRRIQIKPRSGMSVSPYEILYGKPYESPNPNPNVHVTGKQDVYNYVLSLGKTLARLRSVLVWNRPLALENPVHNIKPGDEVYIKTWNEEPLKEKWTGLHQ, encoded by the exons atgacctgcataaaggtaaccattgagatcttaaattcattaggaatgggagggtataaggtatccagagaaaaggcacagattgcccaacagactgtgatttacctgggatgtgaaatctctcaagggcagagaaaactggatactaatcgtattcaagctatctgtgctattccagagccccagaatctacacgagctgcggatcttccgCGGAATGACtgggtggtgtcgcctgtggatcatggactatgaactgattgcaaaacccttgtatgAGGCTCAGAAGAGGCAGCtgttcacctggggcaaaccacagaaagaggccttccagaagttaaaggaagcactgacaactgctcctgctttggggttacctgatctgtctaaagactttcagctgtacgtgcatgaaaggcaccaactggcactgggagtcctgacccaacgactgggaagctggaaaaggccggtgggttacttttccaaacaactcgacaacgtaagtgcaggatggccttcatgtctgtgggcagtggcagctaccgtgctgctgatacaggaagccaggaagctcacgatgggaagacacatagatgtctatgtgccacacatggtaactacggtcctggaacaaaaggggggccattggctctctccaagccggatgatgaaatttcaggtaaccctgactgagcagaaTGACGTTGCACTAAAtacaactaacctcttgaatccagctctatttctaggtaccacagctgaggaaggtccattagagcatgactgtctagaagtaaTCGAGCACCcctattcagcaagaacagatttGAAGGACGTCCCCctagagcaaccagagtgggaactctttacagatggaagcagcttcatggaaaATGGAACCAGATAcgcgggatatgcggtaactacaattgatgtagtaatagaggcaaaagcaCTACCACCTAATACATCTGCaaaaagggcagaactaatcgcattaaccagagcactagAGCTGAGTGAGGGGAAGACAGTAAATATACggactgactccaaatatgcctttggaGCAGTGCATGTACAtggagctttatggaaagaaagaggactgctgtcctcccaaggtacaaatattaaacatcaagatgcagtcctacaactgatagatgcagtacaaaaacctgaacaagtagcaattATGCACGTCAAAacacatcaatcaggcaactccaaaatttgtgaaggaaatcgaagagcagattgggcagcccctcaggtgcagaaaacaatggcattgataccatcaagacttaatatctctcaatttaatttgcctcctaagCCAAAATATACAATAGAAGACGACaaactagcacaactgctgaaggcacagaagaacgcagaagggtggtatgtaactgcacaagggcaaatagtggtacctcctttggtaatgagagaaattttacaggtaaaacataatgagtgtcactggggtgcagaggcgttggtaaagtggttgagacaatacctaatctcagtacggatgcaaacaatggccaagtcagtaatgtctaaatgtgaaatctgcctgaaaaacaacCCGGTAGCTAGACGACAGtcacagttaggcagaattcggataggaatagaaccaggagactattggcaagtggattttgcagaattgccaagaactcggggatacaaatacctgttagtaggggttgacacgttttctggatggccagaagctcttccctgtcgcacaaaccaagcaaaggaaacagttaagtggttattacaggagatcattcccaggtttggggtgcccctagggatatcatcagacagaggcccacacttcatagccaccGTGGTACAAGGGGTAAGCAAGTTACtgggaatatcttgggacctccacacaccatggagaccccagtcaagtgggcaagtagagagAATTAACCAGACACTGAAGGGGCAGATCAGTAAcatatgccaggaagccaaactgcagtggccacaggctttacCAATAGCATTGCGGAGAATTcagataaagcctaggagtgggatgtcagttagtccttatgagatattgtatgggaaaccatatgaatctcctaacccaaatccaaatgttcatgtcacagggaaacaagatgtgtataattatgttctgtcccttgggaaaactctagctcgccttcgaagtgttctcgtgtggaacagaccactggccctggagaatccagtccacaatatcaaaccaggagatgaagtatacatcaaaacctggaatgaagaaccactaaaagagaagtggactggtctccatcag taa